The genomic region CGATCAGCTTTCCGACCAGAGAGTCGTAGTACGGCGAAATGGTGTAGCCCGCGTACGCGTGGGTGTCCAGCCGCACGCCGAACCCGCCGGGCGTGACGAAAAACTCAATCTTGCCCGGACAGGGAACGAATCCCTTGGCCGCGTTCTCCGCATTGATGCGGCACTCCATGGCCGCCCCGTTCTGTCGGACGTCCCGCTGGCGGATGCTCAACTCCTCGCCGGCGGCGATCCGGATCTGCCACTTGATCAGGTCGATTCCGGTGACCATCTCGGTGACCGGATGTTCCACCTGGATCCGCGTGTTGGCCTCGATGAAGTAGAAGTGCTTGCGTTTGTCGACGAGGAATTCAAACGTGCCGGCGCTGGTGTACCTGGCCGCCTTGGCCAGCTTCACCGCCGCCTTGCACATCGGATCGCGGGTCTTTTCGTCGATGGCGGGTGAGGGGGTTTCCTCGACGAGTTTCTGGTGCCGGCGCTGGAGCGTGCAGTCGCGCTCCCAGAGGTGGATGATGTTGCCGAAGCGGTCGGCGAGCACCTGGACCTCGACGTGGCGCGGCTGCTCGATGAACTTCTCGAGATAGAGCCGTCCATCCTTAAATGCGGCCTCGGCCTCGGCCTGGGCCGATTTGAAGTTCGAGCGGAGATTGGCTTCGTTATGGGTGACGCGCATGCCGCGTCCGCCGCCGCCCGCGGCCGCCTTGATCATGACCGGATAACCGATTTTCGCGGCGAGCTGGATCGCCTCGTCCTCGTTCGAGAGCGGTTCGGCGCTTCCGGGAACCGTGGTCACGCCCGCCTTCTTCGCGACGTTCCTGGCCGCCACCTTGTCGCCCAGAAGCTGCATCGCCTCGACGGTCGGGCCGATGAACTCGATCTTGCACTGACGGCAGATCTCGGCGAAATGGGGGTTCTCGGCCAGAAAACCGTAGCCGGGATGGATCGCCTCGACGTTGGCCACCTCGGCGGCTGAGATGATCCGCGGAATGTTCAGGTAACTGTCGCTCGGCGAGGCCTTGCCGATGCAGATCGCCCGGTCGGCCAGGTGGAGGTAGGCCGCGTCGCGGTCCGCCTCGCTGTAGACCACCACCGTCTCGACCCCGAGTTCCTTGCACGCGCGAATGATCCGCAGGGCGATCTCGCCGCGATTGGCTATCAGTATGCGTGAGAACATGCTCGTATCCTGTCAGAACTGCACTGGAAAAACCGTGGCACCGCGAGCGGTCTAGCCGGGCCGGACCATGAACACCGGCTGGCCGAACTCGACGGGACTGGTGTTGTCGACGAGGATCTTCTCCACGGTGCCGGCGACCTCGGACTTGATCTCGTTCATGACCTTCATGGCCTCGATGATGCACACCACGGTGCCGACCTTGATGCGATCGCCGACCGAGACGTACGGGTCGGCGTCCGGGGCCGGAGCGGCGTAGAATGTGCCGACCATGGGCGAGGTGATCGCGACCAGTCCGGCGTCCTCGGCTGGTTCCGGACTCATCGCCGCCGGTGCGGCTGCGGTCGGCGCCGGAGCCGCGGCCGCTGGTGCGACCGCCGCCGGCAGGGGGGCGAAGACCGGTTGCTGGCCGCCCCGTTTCAGGAGCAAGCGGCTCTCGCCGTCGACGATGCGAATCTCGGTCAACTCGTTGTCCTTCATCAACTCGATCAATTCGCGTATCTTCTCTACGTCCATGTCAACCTTTCCTGTCTAAAGCACCACCTGGTCGAGCGCCTTGGGCAGATCCGACAGAACCCTCGCCCCTCGCCGCTCGACCAGTACGTCGTCCTCGATTCGCACGCCGCCGTGCTCCGGAATGTAGATGCCGGGCTCGACCGTCACCACCATGCCCGGCGTCAGGACCGTTTTGGAGGCGGTCCGCAGGGCCGGCTGCTCGTGGACCTCCAAGCCCAGCCCGTGGCCCAGGCTGTGGACGAAATACCTGCCGTAGCCGGCCCGCTTGATGACGTTTCGGGCGACCGCGTCGACCTCGCCGGCGGTGACCCCGGCCTTGATGGCGTCAATCGCCGCAAGCTGGGCCTCAAGACAAACGCCGTATATCTCTCTGAAGCGAGCGGACATTGTACCGATCCACACCGTGCGGGTCAAGTCGCAGCAGTAGCCGCCGACCCGGGCTCCGAAGTCGAAGGTGATCGGCCGGCCCGGGCGAATCCGGGTCAACGTTGTCCGCGCGTGGGGCAGCGCCGAGTTTCGCCCGCAGGCTGTGATGGTGGGAAAGGCGATGGCTTCGGCGCCCAGCGTCTTCATGCGGTATTCCAGTTCGGCGGCCACGTCTCGCTCGGTGCGTCCCGGCTTCAACGCGTTCAGGATGTCCAGAAAACTCCGTTGGGCGATCGCCAGCGCCTGGCGAATGGGCGCAATCTCCGAAGGCGATTTGACTTCGCGCAATTCCAGGAGGGGGGCGACGGACAGGCCCTGCCATCGAACGCCCTTGACGGCGGAAGAGAGCCTCTGAC from Phycisphaerae bacterium harbors:
- the accC gene encoding acetyl-CoA carboxylase biotin carboxylase subunit, whose product is MFSRILIANRGEIALRIIRACKELGVETVVVYSEADRDAAYLHLADRAICIGKASPSDSYLNIPRIISAAEVANVEAIHPGYGFLAENPHFAEICRQCKIEFIGPTVEAMQLLGDKVAARNVAKKAGVTTVPGSAEPLSNEDEAIQLAAKIGYPVMIKAAAGGGGRGMRVTHNEANLRSNFKSAQAEAEAAFKDGRLYLEKFIEQPRHVEVQVLADRFGNIIHLWERDCTLQRRHQKLVEETPSPAIDEKTRDPMCKAAVKLAKAARYTSAGTFEFLVDKRKHFYFIEANTRIQVEHPVTEMVTGIDLIKWQIRIAAGEELSIRQRDVRQNGAAMECRINAENAAKGFVPCPGKIEFFVTPGGFGVRLDTHAYAGYTISPYYDSLVGKLIVHGENREEVIKTMRRALQEFRIGPIHTTIPFHLDILEHRDFVRGKIDTGFVDRL
- a CDS encoding aminopeptidase P family protein; its protein translation is MKVRDEHKQRTKALFDRRGFARIPAVLITTQPNIFYFTGFTGEDSWAVLTPRRSTIITDGRFNLQARSESPRSRLVIRKGPIVHALAETARKLRLGRIACLDEEVTLALRQRLSSAVKGVRWQGLSVAPLLELREVKSPSEIAPIRQALAIAQRSFLDILNALKPGRTERDVAAELEYRMKTLGAEAIAFPTITACGRNSALPHARTTLTRIRPGRPITFDFGARVGGYCCDLTRTVWIGTMSARFREIYGVCLEAQLAAIDAIKAGVTAGEVDAVARNVIKRAGYGRYFVHSLGHGLGLEVHEQPALRTASKTVLTPGMVVTVEPGIYIPEHGGVRIEDDVLVERRGARVLSDLPKALDQVVL
- the accB gene encoding acetyl-CoA carboxylase biotin carboxyl carrier protein; protein product: MDVEKIRELIELMKDNELTEIRIVDGESRLLLKRGGQQPVFAPLPAAVAPAAAAPAPTAAAPAAMSPEPAEDAGLVAITSPMVGTFYAAPAPDADPYVSVGDRIKVGTVVCIIEAMKVMNEIKSEVAGTVEKILVDNTSPVEFGQPVFMVRPG